ATGCTTGAACAATAGTTACCTGCACCATAATCACTGGTGGTGGCACTTTCCCGCAAGATGGGAAGTAAAAGTTGAGTATTTTGTCATCAACAACTTTCTCTGTCAGGCCTTGTGCGACCATCTTGGCCAGAGTCTTCTCCTTGGATTGAGCTTGACGAGCGAGTTTGGCGGAACCGTGACCAAACCTTGCTATGTAATtctaaaagaaaacaaaacgaAATCCCTTCTGAAtgactatattttaaaaatgttataaaattccacaaacataaataacactaaaatcaggtgagattattgTCAAGGTAGcccttgtataaaatataatataaaaaaaaacaattaatttaagttagttGTATCATACAAATTTAGTTTTCAAATCATGTCCTGATTCAAgatcaatattttattgattgaatttgaaataattttcagtCCAGAATGACATAGTtggcagtttattattattatatgtatatataatatcaatTTCAGCCATATCGGTTATAGACTATCGAAAGCTGCTGCGCCTATATCATATGggttggtgggtctaagctgtATATGCCATCTGCCATAAGGACGGTAGGACACCCATAAAGTGCAGAATTGGtagaccctccaccaggtggactgacgacttcaAGTAAGTCgcaggtgactcagtatcgtgatgtttggaagtccctacaaaaggcctatgtcgtgcagtggacgtccattggctgacatgctgatgatgatgagaaggAGGGTGGCCTGGCCCTATAGGCtatagtgggccattaaaattgGCTGACAATGACAATGAAGTGTGAAGGTATACCTTCATATGCGCAATCTGATCCTGCTCCCAATTGTACTGCTTCATTTGGTTCTCCAGTAACTCCATGCGAGTACGGACAAAGGCCTCATAGTTGCCCGTGTAATATTTGAGTCGCCTCTTGCTCATGTGAACAATGTTTGTGCAGACACCGTTCAAAAAGTCCTGAGAGTGCGATATAAGCACCAAAATTCGTTTGTACctataaagtaaaatttatatgtactcttattattaagaaactaatcatattttaaataaattttgtaaagtaaagtgtgttttcagatagcatggtacGGTGACAATTgccttatgacattcataatatgtactattatcgtgaattgcaGAAAACTTTCAAGattgaaatgaactgtcaccgtacccatgctatctgaaatacACTATAGTGCTTTACAAAGtactttctaaaatatttactttaaaatgcaatttgatattttaaataacacttCAACTAATAAAATCTCAAGGGATTTTATTAGTTGAagtgtttcaaaattttcaagggAAATTACACTGTTAACTTAAAAAGGGTTATAATGGAGACAACTATTCTACCTTGCCTAACCTACGCCTGCCAAACATGGGTCTACAACACAAGTTCGAGGCATAAACTCATCACCACACAACGTGCAATGGAAAGGAGCATcttgaaactaaaaaaagcTGACAAAATAAACAGTATGATTATTAGGAAAAAAACTAATCTCGCAGATGCTCTGGACCATGCACAAAGACTTAAGTGGAGATGGGTAGGCCACCTTGGCAGGCTAAAGGACAAACGGTGGACTAAGAAAATTACCTACTGGAAAGGTCCACTCGGTaaaaggaaggtaggaaggcctATAGGAAGGTGGGTAGACGACATTACCGCAGTGGCTGGCCAAGGTTGGATGGAACTCACAAAAGAAAGGgacaaatggaaaaagatggaggaggcttatacccgaaggggcccattattaactagtacataaattaattatttagataaatatatagattagttagaatagttttaagatattgttaagtactatctaaataggaaaaataaagcttattattattataataaaatctcaaacaaaattttctgtagGAGATTGAAAGTTGGGTAATTTACACCACTTTTGTCCCGTAAAGCATATAGATTCATATCAGTCAATCACAATAATCACCATTATTATTTTGCTAACTTGGTGTCATTCAGAGGACAATGTCTGAGagctttaattataataattttatgaaaatttaattgattttagaAAATTTAGTGATTTTGTGAATTACATGTAATTTGTTACTTTGACACTTCttacacaataaataatatactaactGTTTCAGTTCCTCCTCAAGCCAGACACAGGCATCTAGATCCAAATGGTTAGTTGGCTCATCGAGGAGTAACAAGTGCGGTTTCACATACAATGCACGCGCTAATGCGATACGCATACGCCAACCTGTGGTCAGAACAAgtgaattataatacaaaacggcatataattaaatataaatataacaacaccaaaaacaataacaattttttaacaaatgttGCACATACTATAGTAAAGCctgtatagtattttttttaagttcaagacttgcccctgtagccaagtgctaatgcttcgaaaattagaaaaatgtatgggaatgacatttgctatagacaggtcgcttgatcaagatctgtcattcccataaatttttctAGTATTTGAAGCGTTtgagatcgtagaaagagaatcgacgtgctacttgacTACAGGGGGCACAGGTGTTGTGTGCAGTGCAGTGTATAGAAACATATTCCAGAGGGGTTATAAAATCTGCAGTCAATGTCAAGGGTCTAACCTCCTGAAAAATCTTTAGTAGCTTGTTGCTGCATAGCTTTGGAAAATCCAAGACCGTGTAGAATGTGGGCTGCACGAGCTTCAGCTGTGTCTGCGCTGAGCTCATCCAGGCGGTCATATACGTCTAACAGCTGTTCTTGAGCGTCTGGTGAAAAAAAAGAAGCAAGCAAGGTGTCAAAAGATTTGTTACAATGATCTCGGTGACATAtgctatacagggtgctcgggagtatttcccatagcttcaaggtgttgacgagtccacttataggagccgaactgcataactaatttggACTGGATGGACTACGTCATCATTATAAGGATActttttaagatctatttacaaaagaaaatattaattttagagcacatgttctttgaacattttaaattagttttcggtaaagaacaaaaccccagagttatgggaaatattccccagcaccctgtataaacttacaaatatatatatgtatcatATTAAGTTAAAGTATAAGTATAGTATTCCAATACTGTAGAAAAGTTTGCGCGATCCTATAGTTCCATTTACCTATATCAGAATGCAACAATGAAGATATTGCATAACTAGTGTAACTGATTGAAAAAtggaaatttattaaataaaaaataaagtttaaaaactataacccgccTACATAAAACGGGGTGTACCTATCCCTTTTTATTCCATTGATCAACTACAAAGTTATCATGTCTTCCAAGCATATACTAAGATCATCATCTCCTAAAACCTTGGTCCcattcattaacatctgatagtgattgttacaaaatcaaaaaattactCTACAGCCCCCATCTTCAATGAAGCAGTGAGTCGCTGTTGTCTTACATCCAGATCTCCTTTCCTAAAAGAAGGAAAGCCTGGCCGTTTAAAGGAGCTATTAATGATATTTACCATCATCTTCACAGTGAGCTAGCTCTTCAGCTAATTTCTCTAATTTCACTCTTTCTTCATCTACCTCCATGACACACTGTAAAGCAGTTTTGTCAGATGCAGGCATTTCACGGGTTAAGTGAAAAATGTCAATGTGCTCAGGAATAGGCACCTCTCGTCGCCCAAGCACCGCCAATAACGAAGACTTTCCTGTTTATGAGAATATACAAATTGTTATCATTTCTGTAGAGAAACATTGCAtgtatacataattttaaagtcCAACATTCTTCTTGTGTTGCAGACATTGCTATTGATGTCAAGTGAAAGgaatttaacaaaaactaatacTGGATACACCAAAAAGCACAAATAGAATACAACAGTATTTGAATGAACACAATGTGAAAGAGGtacggttttattttatttataaaatgaggtcaAATCACTAGAGCTGATTTTTATACTAAACAATACAAATGTTTGTTGGGTAACCATTAGAAAATTTTACAGCTGAGCAAATTTAAGTAATGTTCTACCCACCACATCCATTAAGGCCCACTAGACCATATCGTCGACCACAATTCAACTCCAATAAAGTGTCTTGAAGCAGTTCACTGCCATAGAAAGTAATAGAGAAGTTGGCTATTTTTATGTCTCTTGATCGAGGATGTACTGCCAGGGACCCAGTGCAGGATCTTGCCTCCGAGTTCATCTTTGCTTCGGCTTCTAACTTTAAACATAATGCctctgcaaataaaaaaatgtattattacatGAACTGCTTTGTTGGTTGgaaagtatacttttttttttaaagaatatttgccatatcttttaaatattttttttttttttaattcattactattgtgcaatcagctgcaacagctttaagcaatTGTCTTGTAgcaagaagctttcgcttgaatGTTGGATCAATGGTCAGATACAGAAAAGAGTGTTTCTTGAGATGACCTATATTGcgaggaggtttctcactctggaCCCCTAaccactggttgcttgggcactcaaggGCCCCACGATGTGAGAGCtggatgtttttataaatttttaatagtgttttgtatgtataaaaatcaataacagTAATTAAGTATTTCAAAGTTCACCCACACATCTTTAAGTAAATTAAGTTCTGAGTTATAAGTTACTCTAATATACTTCAAGCATTCagggatttttgtttttaaatttgatcTTTAAATGAGAAACAAATATACAGGTTTGCTGTATATTGTAACAATTGATATCTAACTAAAACACTAACAAAGTGCATTGGTGATAAAAAGAGTGATGATCTGGATAATTGCAAAACTGTGTAATTGAGGGCCAGATAATTGAGTTATCACTGTAATGGATAGTATTAAGGCCATGAAATGGATCATATGTGTAAGCTAATTTTGAAATTGAAgtgttaatttttgttcaacttAAATCACGGTAAGGAAATGTAGAAATGGCCATGAGTTACCTTCAGCGGTCAGTTCACGTTCTTCCTTCTCGGAGCCGTTAGTTGCTCCATTCGTGTCGGCATTAGTCACTCTCTGAACAGGCTTTTTATTTCGATTGTTGGCCTGGTCTTTTTTCTTTTGCTGAGCCCGTTTCTTTGCGTCTGACGGCATTATGCTATTCTAACCTGTGAAACAATAAACTTTTATGAATTTTAACACGTGAACGGGTCGTGTAACGCGAATCTATGAGATGGAGGATATACCTACAGTTAGGATTTTACATGCGATTTGCAACAACTATAAACACTTGATAATTTAGTTATTCATCATTGTCGAGTTTTAAAGATGTCTGCCACTTTATTATTGAGgtataaacagtaaataaattatactataCCCAGTTTTATGAGATGTTAAGCAAGACGACAGCGTCTACACGTGCAGTTACGCGAAGAAAAGaaagacattttatttatgtttcctttttaatatttttacagctTTGAACACTAGCCTTTTAGACATTTCATAATTAGACATGTACTATgagaatattataaattacaaaatatataatataaacgtATCTAATcttaatctttttttaatttattgaaatatattaaataagtcTAACGAAAATAATTACCACTCATTTTTTTACGCTCAAAAAGCCTAAACCTCAGAGCCTTagagctatttaaaaaatatgttttctttttatttggttGGTTACTCCGTCcgttaataaaaattcaataccCTGTGCCGgtcacagattaaaaaataatagacagATAGAGTGTACAAAATACGGCAGGGATGCGAATTGCAGccatttcaaatacaaaatattcaaaaatgaattaacgaatacattctcgagtcagtacgacacgaggCGTcgtatcagtaattttcaatattattaaaaaatggcatcataagtttaaaaatatttcaaaaactgttcacaataactaaaaaaataaaatggagtattttttataggtaattacTGATTTttagtctattatgatattatttgacgtaattgttgttagtgttaaatcttgaaatattgCGGATGTCATGCGTGTCTCACCCCGCTGCTTACAGAGACTCATTCTGtaacattctttattctgtggtgcCGGTATTCTAAATGTTGGTACGCCTAACAAAATGTCAAATattgtctgttattttgttattgttttttctttgcTAACCTCAAATTtgccttaaaattaaaatcatctcTCTATAAGAAATACAATCAGTGGATATCATGGTTATTACGTTACGTGATACACTATTATCAATTGCTAATTGCTATGAAAAAGGATAATTCAATActgaaatacaaaaaagaagATCATGGTTGAAAGTtcggaaaaataaataactgtgGTGATTTTAAggttataatatgaataaaactgAATACACAGATATAGTCCGCATCAAATCTTTCTAATTCGCTCTGAAATTGCATCATGTCGAACAGCGCAGATATTGTAACCCCGCTgagatatgttttttattacagGTTTAGGGCTTGCCTGCAATTACGCCTGAGTTGTTATCGAAGATGTAGCCTACGGTTGGAACACGCTAGCACGCTGTAGACGGAAGgtagacgtaccaccaagcgatatagcattccggtacgatgtagtgtagaaatcgaaatggGTGtagatattcatcctcctcctaacaacttagcccgctccCCCCCGCTTATCAtgacttaccaacaggtgagttAGCAGTTAAAAAACTTGTAATAAAGCAGAATCTTTCAGAACATAAATAACACTATTAGAAAATTGTAACtataatttgtatgtattaagagttgaatatcaacatctccctacatacacatacattttgttttgttgcaGAATGTCTCGTAAGCATCCTCTTGGTGAGGAAGATCTTGATTTGGCGATAATGTGGAGATAGTGAAGATGACTTATTAGTTAGCATATACTCAATAGGGTCTAGGGCCGTCAAGAGTGACAAAAAGCTAAGCAtaccatggattcactgtgcagaCACCGGGTCCACTCGGAGAATAACtctgagcagagtcctggagttaaggaatttcttgagGATCAATCAACAGTCCCCTCCTCTGTTCATAACATCCGTACATTTTGTGTATGATTCCGAATAATGTTTGTACAAATAAACGTTTTAGATCAATCTCTCTCTTTCAATTATTGGATACCAGTTGCCCTTTGTTTTTAACTGAACTTCCAGaggataatcatcatcataaatataTCATCATACTAATTTTATTAGGCTGGGAATATCATTAGTCTATTTTAGTGGACTGTGAAtatcatcagtctattttagTGGACTGTGAAtatcatcagtctattttagTGGCCCAATGTGGCTGGTCTCCTTTTTCTTATAAGTGTGGGTGATTTAGAGCTTGGACCCATCATCCTGATTTGTGGGCCAACATAGTTTGGAGCAGAATGGCTTAGGATGTATAACATTCACCGTCTATTGTTAATATTGTCACCAATGCTTAAGGCTTATAAACCAGCTGCAATAAAGATAATAGTGAAACTTAAGCACATAATATTTGAGTAACCTTGAAATAGTTGGTAGTGCTATGATTGTTAACagagatgtcctgggttcgctTCCCAGCAACTGGAGGTAGGCAATGGCTAATAATAGTTACTTACTACTACTGCCAAAGATGTTATGATGCTTTGCAGAAACTGTCAAGAGTTAGGATAAACTTGtatctcttccaagttagcctgcttccatcatagactgcattgTCCCTTAATTTCAGGTGTGAGAGCGGTATACTAGAAATatacttgtcattgaataaaaaagtgtgtgcCAGCTCCGACGCaggaatggagtttactctttcagatctgtctaaataggtgtatgttgccccgcagcaaaCACATATATGTCTCAATACTacacctgaaaagtgaaaggcgCAACTGAGCAGGCCGCGGTTGCGcgcggtgaaaggtgcgcagaataggttgcgaacaaaaaacgtaacgctgtcattcgttcaacGAATTTTATTGCccacatttttttcataccgggggctatatttgaaaaatcaaaaacttCTTACGGAGTCTTttgaattccaaaaaaaaaacaacaacatagAGAGAAAAGTTTAATAGTATGTATTTAACATtcaattataaacaataaataatttattgaattcTATAACAAAATAGTTACAATACCTAAAGTCACTCATTTAAGCTTAGTACATTCTAGATCAATTCAATTCACAGCAACAAACAAGTTTAAATAAGTCCTTAGAAGGCATGTTCAGTGAGACAATGCATTATATGCGTGATTTGCCGGAATGTAATCCAGGACATTTCCTTAATCtacaaaaatagtattattaatccacaactgttaaaatatatattggtATACAATAacagatttatttttgtattttattttttattaattcattggTGAATACCTAACTATTATAACATACGAGTAATATGTAATAGTTATATACTTGTAAGAGGATTATTTAAGCAAATTTGTAGTttatagtattataattttatctaagATATTGCTTCATTACGATAAAGTTAACAAGA
This genomic interval from Bicyclus anynana chromosome Z, ilBicAnyn1.1, whole genome shotgun sequence contains the following:
- the LOC112053840 gene encoding ATP-binding cassette sub-family F member 2 (The sequence of the model RefSeq protein was modified relative to this genomic sequence to represent the inferred CDS: added 339 bases not found in genome assembly), whose product is MPSDAKKRAQQKKKDQANNRNKKPVQRVTNADTNGATNGSEKEERELTAEEALCLKLEAEAKMNSEARSCTGSLAVHPRSRDIKIANFSITFYGSELLQDTLLELNCGRRYGLVGLNGCGKSSLLAVLGRREVPIPEHIDIFHLTREMPASDKTALQCVMEVDEERVKLEKLAEELAHCEDDDAQEQLLDVYDRLDELSADTAEARAAHILHGLGFSKAMQQQATKDFSGGWRMRIALARALYVKPHLLLLDEPTNHLDLDACVWLEEELKQYKRILVLISHSQDFLNGVCTNIVHMSKRRLKYYTGNYEAFVRTRMELLENQMKQYNWEQDQIAHMKNYIARFGHGSAKLARQAQSKEKTLAKMVAQGLTEKVVDDKILNFYFPSCGKVPPPVIMVQNVAFRYTDDGPWIYKNLEFGIDLDTRLALVGPNGAGKSTLLKLLYGDLVPTTGMIRKNSHLRIGRYHQHLHELLDLDLSPLDYMLKEFPEVREREEMRKIIGRYGLTGRQQVCPMRQLSDGQRCRVVFAWLAWQTPHLLLMDEPTNHLDMETIDALGDAINDFDGGIVLVSHDFRLINQVAQEIWICENGTVTKWQGGILKYKDHLKSKILKENADNAAKFRK